In Agromyces sp. G08B096, a genomic segment contains:
- a CDS encoding aminopeptidase P family protein codes for MTDTAHRHDHPTAPAAATSMPVPAEPDPRLPRLAEIPAFLDYMATGWGTPDRTPNVEPGAAAAAAEHRARLSAAFPGRMIAVAAGRAPVRSNDTSYDFRPDSDFFWLTGCPVEDGVLLLTPAAGGHDATLYLPPPAYPGDVDFFRDAAHGELWVGSAPSLDDWAGALDVAVAPLSRLEEALRAARDLLAGGAPGHPLLVPGRDSAELGRVLAELRMIKDAWEIAELRHAVDATIEGFADVIREVPRAIEWGGERWLQGTFDRYARTAGNGPGYATIVGSAGHAPTLHWVRCDGPVVPDELLLLDMGVETRSYYTADVTRTFPASGTFSAPQRAVHDLVERAHRAGLAAVGPGRAFTDFHQAAMEVIATGLSDWGLLPVSVDEALSPQGQQHRRYLVCGIGHHLGLDVHDCAQSSYAAYQGATMSEGMVLTVEPGLYFHAFDETLPPELRGIGVRIEDDILITSSGSEVLSDALPLDAGGLEDWMRTR; via the coding sequence ATGACCGACACCGCGCACCGCCACGACCACCCGACCGCTCCCGCGGCAGCCACCAGCATGCCGGTGCCGGCCGAGCCCGACCCGCGGCTGCCGAGGCTCGCCGAGATCCCGGCCTTCCTCGACTACATGGCCACGGGCTGGGGCACCCCCGATCGCACGCCGAACGTCGAACCCGGCGCCGCGGCCGCAGCGGCCGAGCACCGGGCCCGCCTGTCCGCCGCGTTCCCCGGTCGGATGATCGCCGTCGCGGCGGGGCGCGCCCCCGTGCGCTCCAACGACACGTCGTACGACTTCCGGCCAGACAGCGACTTCTTCTGGCTCACCGGATGCCCCGTCGAGGACGGCGTGCTGCTGCTGACGCCCGCCGCGGGCGGGCACGACGCGACGCTGTACCTGCCGCCGCCCGCCTACCCCGGCGACGTCGACTTCTTCCGGGATGCCGCGCACGGCGAGCTGTGGGTCGGGTCGGCGCCGAGCCTCGACGACTGGGCCGGCGCGCTCGACGTCGCCGTCGCGCCGCTCAGCCGGCTCGAGGAGGCGCTCCGCGCGGCCCGAGACCTGCTCGCCGGCGGCGCGCCGGGGCATCCGCTGCTCGTGCCCGGACGCGACTCGGCCGAGCTCGGCCGGGTCCTCGCCGAACTGCGGATGATCAAGGACGCGTGGGAGATCGCCGAGCTGCGCCACGCCGTCGACGCCACGATCGAGGGGTTCGCCGACGTCATCCGCGAGGTGCCGAGGGCGATCGAGTGGGGCGGGGAGCGCTGGCTGCAGGGCACGTTCGACCGGTACGCGCGGACGGCCGGCAACGGGCCCGGGTACGCGACGATCGTCGGCAGCGCCGGACACGCCCCGACCCTGCACTGGGTCCGCTGCGACGGACCGGTCGTGCCCGACGAGCTGCTGCTGCTCGACATGGGCGTGGAGACGCGCTCGTACTACACGGCCGACGTGACGCGGACCTTCCCGGCGTCCGGGACGTTCTCCGCACCGCAGCGCGCCGTGCACGACCTCGTGGAACGCGCGCACCGGGCCGGGCTCGCCGCCGTCGGCCCCGGCCGGGCGTTCACCGACTTCCACCAGGCCGCGATGGAGGTCATCGCGACGGGCCTCTCCGACTGGGGGCTGCTGCCCGTCTCGGTCGACGAGGCGCTCTCGCCGCAGGGGCAGCAGCACCGGAGGTACCTGGTGTGCGGCATCGGCCACCATCTCGGCCTCGACGTGCACGACTGCGCGCAGTCGAGCTACGCGGCCTATCAGGGTGCGACGATGAGCGAGGGCATGGTGCTCACGGTCGAGCCGGGGCTCTACTTCCATGCGTTCGACGAAACGCTGCCCCCCGAGTTGCGGGGCATCGGCGTGCGCATCGAGGACGATATCTTGATCACGAGCAGTGGTTCCGAGGTGCTCTCCGACGCGTTGCCGCTCGACGCCGGTGGCCTCGAGGACTGGATGCGCACCCGGTGA
- a CDS encoding ABC transporter permease has protein sequence MSTVPSELAVETEAKGALPSGGAPTPARRVLHSLRTSPGAIASIAIIAAISLMAILAPVLSAITGWDPYEFDQSAIDSDLGGLPIGPLGGVSAEHWFGVEPGNGRDIFIRIAYGAQVSLLIAVSATIVTTTIGVVLGMVAGYFGGVADQIISRVMDFLMAFPTLIFMIALLSALPAGNRPALLVIVLSIFGWPYTARIIRGQTMSLRNSEFVEAARSSGATPLRIAFREVLPNLRGTIIVLATLAVPGYIGTEAGLSFLGVGVTPPTPSWGQMIATAVGWYAVDPMYFLIPGTFLFLTVFAFTVLGDHLRKTLDAGDAA, from the coding sequence ATGAGCACGGTTCCCAGCGAACTGGCCGTCGAGACCGAGGCGAAGGGGGCACTGCCTTCGGGCGGTGCCCCCACCCCGGCCCGGCGCGTCCTGCACTCGCTCCGCACGTCCCCCGGCGCGATCGCGAGCATCGCGATCATCGCCGCGATCTCGCTCATGGCGATCCTCGCGCCCGTGCTCTCGGCCATCACCGGCTGGGACCCGTACGAATTCGACCAGAGCGCGATCGACTCCGACCTGGGCGGGCTGCCGATCGGCCCGCTCGGCGGCGTCAGCGCCGAGCACTGGTTCGGCGTCGAGCCCGGCAACGGGCGCGACATCTTCATCCGCATCGCCTACGGCGCCCAGGTGTCGCTGCTCATCGCGGTGAGCGCCACGATCGTCACCACGACGATCGGCGTGGTCCTCGGCATGGTCGCGGGCTACTTCGGCGGGGTGGCCGACCAGATCATCTCCCGCGTCATGGACTTCCTCATGGCGTTCCCGACGCTCATCTTCATGATCGCGCTGCTGTCGGCGCTCCCGGCCGGCAACCGGCCGGCGCTGCTGGTGATCGTGCTCAGCATCTTCGGATGGCCCTACACCGCGAGGATCATCCGCGGCCAGACCATGTCGCTTCGGAACAGCGAGTTCGTCGAGGCGGCCCGCTCGTCGGGCGCGACCCCCCTCCGCATCGCGTTCCGCGAGGTGCTGCCGAACCTCCGCGGCACGATCATCGTGCTCGCCACGCTCGCCGTGCCCGGCTACATCGGCACGGAGGCCGGACTGAGCTTCCTCGGCGTCGGCGTGACCCCGCCGACGCCGTCATGGGGGCAGATGATCGCCACGGCCGTCGGCTGGTACGCCGTCGACCCGATGTACTTCCTCATCCCCGGCACGTTCCTCTTCCTCACCGTGTTCGCCTTCACCGTCCTCGGCGACCACCTGCGGAAGACCCTCGACGCGGGAGACGCCGCCTGA
- a CDS encoding ABC transporter permease: MLLYLLRRVLAGVLVLFLISLFTFAIFFWLSPDPAVQICGKTCTPERIDQIRSQLGLDLPFLQQYWQFVSGIFVGRTYGEGAGAVTCAAPCLGFSFQTNQSVTDMIAERLPVSVTVAVGAAVLWLLAGVGGGLLSAVKQGTGWDRTVMFGALAGISLPNYFVALLLQYVLVVQLQWLPFPHAADFAEDPVAWFQAYLMPWMVLAFGYAAMYSRIVRTNVIDTLGQNFMRTARAKGLDQSLVMRRHALRPSLTPVVTLFGMDFAGLLGGALITETVFGLNGVGKLAADSITKNDQPVIMGVTLLAGLLVVIGNMVVDVAYTGLDPRVRVRSA, encoded by the coding sequence ATGCTCCTCTATCTGCTCCGCCGCGTGCTCGCCGGCGTGCTCGTCCTCTTCCTCATCTCGCTGTTCACCTTCGCGATCTTCTTCTGGCTCTCGCCGGATCCCGCGGTGCAGATCTGCGGCAAGACCTGCACACCGGAGCGCATCGACCAGATCCGGTCGCAGCTCGGGCTCGACCTGCCGTTCCTGCAGCAGTACTGGCAGTTCGTCAGCGGCATCTTCGTCGGCCGCACGTACGGCGAGGGCGCCGGGGCCGTCACCTGCGCGGCGCCGTGCCTCGGCTTCAGCTTCCAGACCAACCAGTCCGTCACGGACATGATCGCCGAGCGCCTCCCCGTGAGCGTGACGGTCGCCGTCGGCGCGGCGGTGCTGTGGCTGCTCGCCGGAGTCGGCGGCGGCCTGCTGAGCGCCGTGAAGCAGGGGACGGGCTGGGACCGCACCGTCATGTTCGGCGCGCTCGCCGGCATCAGTCTGCCGAATTACTTCGTCGCACTGCTCCTGCAGTACGTCCTCGTGGTGCAGCTGCAGTGGCTGCCGTTCCCGCACGCGGCGGACTTCGCGGAGGATCCGGTGGCCTGGTTCCAGGCCTACCTCATGCCATGGATGGTGCTCGCCTTCGGCTACGCCGCGATGTACTCGCGGATCGTCCGTACGAACGTCATCGACACGCTCGGTCAGAACTTCATGCGGACCGCCCGGGCCAAGGGTCTCGACCAGTCGCTCGTGATGCGGCGCCACGCGCTCCGGCCGTCGCTGACACCCGTCGTCACCCTGTTCGGCATGGACTTCGCCGGCCTCCTCGGCGGCGCTCTGATCACCGAGACGGTGTTCGGCCTGAACGGCGTCGGCAAGCTCGCCGCCGACTCGATCACGAAGAACGACCAGCCGGTGATCATGGGGGTGACCCTGCTCGCGGGCCTCCTCGTCGTCATCGGGAACATGGTCGTGGATGTCGCGTACACGGGTCTCGACCCGCGAGTGAGGGTGAGGTCGGCATGA
- a CDS encoding FAD-dependent oxidoreductase produces MAYDVAIIGAGIVGAACARSLAAEGLRVVVLDRSAAASGTTGRGEGNLLVSDKAPGPELTLAQRARALWPVLADELADELGPAFPGIEFEPKGGLVVATTEAGAAPLADFAAAQRAAGVDARQIGADEALELEPHLTRDISAAVHYPEDAQVQPVIATEALLASARRHGAEVRTGVEVTGPLLDVRGRLRGVATSAGDVAADRVVLAAGPWTAEVSERLGARLPVRPRRGMVLVTTRMPHRVFRKVYDGDYFGATQSSDAALQTSSVVESTAAGTVLIGSSREQVGFDDRLRVEVLRQVAAKALRLFPFLAGASVMRAYGGFRPYMPDHLPVIGADHRLDGLWHATGHEGAGIGLSLATAELVAAGLTGAAAPVDPEPFSPARPSLAPHLTGAAA; encoded by the coding sequence ATGGCGTACGACGTGGCGATCATCGGCGCCGGCATCGTCGGCGCCGCATGCGCCCGCTCGCTCGCAGCCGAAGGACTCCGCGTCGTCGTGCTCGACCGCTCCGCCGCCGCCTCCGGTACGACCGGCCGCGGCGAGGGCAACCTCCTCGTCTCCGACAAGGCGCCCGGACCCGAGCTGACGCTCGCCCAGCGGGCACGCGCCCTCTGGCCGGTCCTCGCCGACGAGCTCGCCGACGAGCTCGGCCCGGCCTTCCCCGGCATCGAGTTCGAACCCAAGGGCGGGCTCGTCGTCGCCACCACCGAGGCCGGTGCCGCCCCGCTCGCGGACTTCGCCGCGGCGCAGCGCGCCGCCGGAGTCGACGCCAGGCAGATCGGCGCCGACGAGGCGCTCGAGCTCGAGCCCCACCTCACGCGGGACATCAGCGCCGCCGTGCACTATCCCGAAGACGCCCAGGTGCAGCCCGTCATCGCGACCGAGGCGCTGCTCGCCTCCGCCCGCAGGCACGGCGCCGAGGTCCGTACCGGCGTGGAGGTGACGGGCCCGCTGCTCGACGTCCGCGGGCGCCTCCGCGGGGTCGCCACCTCAGCCGGCGACGTCGCCGCGGACCGCGTCGTGCTGGCCGCCGGCCCCTGGACGGCCGAGGTGAGCGAGCGGCTCGGCGCCCGCCTGCCCGTCCGGCCCCGCCGCGGCATGGTGCTCGTGACCACCCGCATGCCGCACCGCGTTTTCCGCAAGGTCTACGACGGCGACTACTTCGGGGCCACCCAGTCCTCCGATGCCGCACTGCAGACCTCGAGCGTCGTGGAGTCCACGGCCGCCGGCACCGTCCTCATCGGCTCCAGCCGGGAGCAGGTCGGCTTCGACGACCGGCTCCGGGTCGAGGTGCTGCGGCAGGTGGCCGCCAAGGCGCTGCGGCTCTTCCCCTTCCTCGCGGGCGCCTCCGTCATGCGCGCCTACGGGGGCTTCCGGCCGTACATGCCCGACCACCTGCCCGTCATCGGCGCCGACCACCGGCTCGACGGGCTCTGGCACGCCACCGGCCACGAAGGAGCCGGCATCGGGCTCTCGCTCGCGACCGCGGAACTCGTCGCCGCCGGCCTCACCGGCGCCGCAGCCCCGGTCGATCCGGAGCCCTTCTCACCCGCTCGACCGAGCCTCGCGCCCCACCTGACGGGAGCGGCCGCATGA
- a CDS encoding ATP-binding cassette domain-containing protein — translation MSAAPILSARGLTKEFVTRGSGKIVAGRTRFTAVDDVSFEVPRGGTLGIVGESGSGKSTTARIIAKLIEPTRGSLEFDGEDVTAATGRALASFRQNVQVVFQDPYSSLNPKHTVERLISAPLDYQRITPPQGRRAFVAELMERVGLNPDHAQRNPAQFSGGQAQRIGIARALALRPKLVICDEAVSALDVSVQARVINLLNELKADLGLSYVFIAHDLAVVRQIADTIAVMHRGRIVEAGSRDDVFERPQDEYTRSLLAAVPRIDPDWDRRRLEMLAAEAAGRTAVGAGGGAA, via the coding sequence ATGAGCGCCGCGCCCATCCTCTCCGCACGCGGCCTCACGAAGGAGTTCGTGACCCGCGGCAGCGGCAAGATCGTCGCCGGCCGCACGCGGTTCACCGCCGTCGACGACGTGAGCTTCGAGGTGCCGCGTGGCGGCACGCTCGGCATCGTGGGCGAGTCGGGGTCGGGCAAGTCGACCACGGCGCGGATCATCGCCAAGCTCATCGAGCCGACCCGGGGCAGCCTCGAGTTCGACGGCGAAGACGTGACGGCGGCCACCGGGCGGGCGCTCGCGTCGTTCCGCCAGAACGTGCAGGTCGTGTTCCAGGACCCGTACTCGTCGCTGAACCCGAAGCACACCGTCGAGCGGCTGATCTCCGCGCCGCTCGACTATCAGCGCATCACACCGCCGCAGGGCCGGCGGGCGTTCGTGGCCGAGCTGATGGAGCGGGTGGGCCTGAATCCCGATCACGCCCAGCGCAACCCGGCGCAGTTCTCGGGCGGGCAGGCCCAGCGCATCGGCATCGCCCGCGCGCTCGCGCTTCGGCCGAAGCTCGTCATCTGCGACGAGGCCGTCTCGGCGCTCGACGTGTCGGTGCAGGCCCGGGTCATCAACCTGTTGAACGAGCTGAAGGCCGACCTCGGGCTCAGCTACGTGTTCATCGCGCACGATCTCGCCGTGGTGCGGCAAATCGCCGACACGATCGCGGTGATGCATCGCGGGCGCATCGTCGAGGCGGGCAGCCGTGACGACGTGTTCGAGCGTCCGCAGGACGAGTACACCAGGTCGCTGCTCGCGGCCGTGCCGCGCATCGATCCCGACTGGGACCGGCGGCGTCTCGAGATGCTCGCCGCCGAGGCGGCGGGGCGAACGGCGGTCGGCGCCGGGGGAGGAGCGGCATGA
- a CDS encoding (2Fe-2S)-binding protein has translation MSARMLPPASDPIRPDASDAITIRIDGEPVGGVAGQTIAGIVLANGRLAWRRTSADGRPRGLFCGIGVCFDCIVTVNGDSDVRACQRRACDGDDVRTQHDELPEATR, from the coding sequence ATGAGCGCCCGCATGCTCCCGCCGGCCTCCGACCCCATCCGGCCGGATGCCTCCGACGCCATCACGATCCGCATCGACGGCGAACCGGTCGGCGGCGTGGCCGGACAGACGATCGCGGGCATCGTGCTCGCCAACGGCCGGCTCGCCTGGCGCCGGACCTCGGCCGACGGCCGACCCCGGGGACTGTTCTGCGGCATCGGCGTGTGCTTCGACTGCATCGTCACCGTGAACGGCGACAGCGACGTCCGGGCCTGCCAGCGCCGGGCCTGCGACGGCGACGACGTCCGCACCCAGCACGACGAGCTTCCGGAGGCGACGCGATGA
- a CDS encoding alpha/beta fold hydrolase, with translation MITAEYTIPGVHVRDHVERVPLDWFGNPDAATISVFARELVAPERRNEDLPLLVYLQGGPGGKGPRPTGPDGWIGEALKTHRVVLLDQRGTGRSTPVTGRTIGRAGDAAAQADYLSRFRADSIVADAEHLRTTVFGGRRWSTLGQSYGGFLTLTYLSQAPEGLAACYVTGGLASIHPDAAEVYRRTYPRTERKNREFYARYPHHEASVARIADRLAAQDVRLSDGDRLTVRRLQSLGIDFGMKPGYERMHYLVDEAFDEASGEFTETFLAQVLARSSYADNPLFAVMQESIYGHAGGGATAWAAEAERARHPQFAETARPLLFTGEMMYPWMFAQIRALRPFEAAVHRLAEHADWSPIYDLDRLAANEVPVAAAVYFDDMYVDADLQLETARAVGNVQAWVTNEYEHDGIGSERVFPRLVELVAQRGGPRPDRARPEPKGAAA, from the coding sequence ATGATCACTGCCGAGTACACGATTCCCGGCGTGCACGTGCGCGATCACGTCGAGCGGGTGCCGCTCGACTGGTTCGGGAACCCGGATGCCGCGACCATCTCGGTCTTCGCTCGAGAACTCGTGGCGCCGGAGCGCCGGAACGAGGACCTGCCGCTCCTCGTCTACCTGCAGGGCGGGCCGGGGGGCAAGGGACCCCGGCCGACCGGGCCCGACGGGTGGATCGGCGAGGCGCTGAAGACGCACCGCGTGGTGCTGCTCGACCAGCGCGGCACCGGCCGCAGCACCCCCGTCACCGGCCGCACCATCGGTCGGGCGGGCGACGCGGCCGCGCAGGCCGACTACCTCTCCCGGTTCCGGGCGGACTCGATCGTGGCCGACGCCGAGCACCTGCGCACCACGGTGTTCGGCGGCCGCCGGTGGTCGACCCTCGGCCAGAGCTACGGCGGCTTCCTCACCCTGACCTACCTGTCGCAGGCGCCCGAGGGGCTCGCGGCCTGCTACGTCACCGGCGGACTCGCGAGCATCCACCCGGATGCGGCCGAGGTGTACCGCCGCACCTACCCGCGGACCGAGCGGAAGAACCGCGAGTTCTACGCCAGATACCCGCACCATGAGGCATCCGTCGCACGGATCGCCGACCGCCTCGCGGCGCAGGACGTCCGGCTGTCCGACGGAGACCGGCTCACCGTGCGCCGGCTCCAGAGCCTCGGCATCGATTTCGGCATGAAGCCCGGTTACGAGCGCATGCACTACCTCGTCGACGAGGCGTTCGACGAGGCATCCGGCGAGTTCACCGAGACGTTCCTCGCGCAGGTGCTCGCACGCAGCTCGTACGCCGACAACCCGCTGTTCGCGGTGATGCAGGAGTCGATCTACGGACACGCGGGCGGCGGAGCTACGGCCTGGGCAGCCGAGGCCGAGCGGGCGCGGCATCCGCAGTTCGCGGAGACGGCCAGACCGCTGCTCTTCACGGGGGAGATGATGTACCCCTGGATGTTCGCGCAGATCCGCGCCCTGCGGCCCTTCGAAGCGGCCGTGCACCGGCTCGCCGAGCACGCGGACTGGTCGCCCATCTACGACCTCGACCGGCTCGCCGCCAACGAGGTGCCGGTCGCGGCGGCCGTCTATTTCGACGACATGTACGTCGACGCCGACCTGCAGCTCGAGACCGCCCGCGCGGTCGGCAACGTGCAGGCCTGGGTGACCAACGAGTACGAGCACGACGGCATCGGATCGGAGCGGGTGTTCCCCCGGCTCGTCGAGCTCGTCGCCCAACGCGGCGGACCCCGGCCCGACCGGGCCCGCCCCGAACCGAAGGGAGCCGCGGCATGA
- a CDS encoding GntR family transcriptional regulator: MSLQMIKPPEQRSLRSHVEQALSAAIISGELAPGTLLTVPTLATQFDVSATPVREAMLDLESRGFVEPVRNKGFRVTEVSDEVLRELVEVRQLLEPPAMERLATMFPEERMGEMRRVAELIVEGAASGDLQAYLAADLEFHLTLTQMLGNRLLVDIVRDLRSRTRLVGLATMLESDRLGESAAEHLLLLDHFAAGDAAAARDLMHRHIHHTLGWWAGNPEQE, from the coding sequence ATGAGCCTGCAGATGATCAAGCCGCCGGAGCAGCGGAGCCTGCGCTCGCACGTCGAGCAGGCGCTGTCGGCCGCGATCATCTCGGGCGAGCTCGCTCCGGGCACGCTGCTCACCGTGCCGACGCTCGCGACGCAGTTCGACGTGTCGGCGACGCCGGTGCGCGAGGCCATGCTCGACCTCGAGAGCCGCGGGTTCGTCGAGCCCGTGCGCAACAAGGGTTTCCGGGTGACCGAGGTGAGCGACGAGGTGCTGCGCGAGCTCGTCGAGGTGCGCCAGCTGCTCGAGCCGCCCGCGATGGAGCGCCTCGCGACGATGTTCCCCGAGGAGCGCATGGGGGAGATGCGCCGGGTGGCGGAGCTGATCGTCGAGGGGGCGGCGTCGGGCGACCTCCAGGCGTACCTCGCGGCAGACCTCGAGTTCCACCTCACGCTGACGCAAATGCTCGGCAACCGGCTGCTCGTCGACATCGTGCGCGACCTCCGTTCACGGACGCGTCTGGTGGGCCTCGCGACGATGCTCGAGTCGGATCGACTCGGGGAGTCCGCCGCCGAGCACCTGCTGCTGCTCGACCACTTCGCCGCCGGCGATGCCGCGGCGGCACGCGACCTGATGCATCGGCACATCCACCACACGCTCGGCTGGTGGGCCGGCAACCCCGAGCAGGAGTAG
- a CDS encoding ABC transporter substrate-binding protein — protein MKKGTVFIGLALAGSLALTGCTGGSGGSGSGSGSGSGSGLSGEPATGGTLHVLQNADFSHLDPAQGFDGGVNNFYRLIYRTLTTQGAGEGSEGTEIVPDLAVSLGEPNEDNTVWTYTLKDDIFFEDGTPITSADVKFGVERSLDPSIAIGSPYAKIVLDIPEGYEGYYLSGPLDSIETPDEKTIVFHLNQPYADFDAVVGQAPFTPFPADAGVTTTSIDQQPIASGPYRVTEYQRGSTLVLERNEHWDAATDEVRTAAPDSFEWTFGLDAATIDERMIAGQGDDANAIAGSVAPASIARIQTPEIKNRTIAGLQGCTTYMGLNTTKPGMDNVLVRQAINVAMDKEAVKDATGGSQLADIATTILPPTVVGRQEFDLYGTEDQTGDPEKAKEMLAEAGYPDGFEFTLDIRNQPKMQAQAEAVQQALAKAGITVNFNLIDTSTYYEVIGTTSQQHDAAITGWCPDWPTGATFLPPLFEGSQIFEKGNSNIAQLNDPAINERMAEIRLMTDVDEANAAWGELDEQIMELAPQVPLLYEKTVMVVGENIAGAYSHAGFSGGIDYVSVGLKNVD, from the coding sequence ATGAAGAAAGGCACCGTGTTCATCGGGCTGGCCCTCGCCGGCTCGCTGGCACTGACCGGCTGCACCGGCGGTTCCGGCGGCTCCGGCTCCGGCTCCGGCTCCGGCTCCGGCAGCGGGCTCAGCGGCGAGCCCGCGACCGGCGGCACCCTCCACGTGCTGCAGAACGCCGACTTCTCCCACCTCGACCCGGCCCAGGGCTTCGACGGCGGTGTCAACAACTTCTACCGCCTCATCTACCGCACCCTCACCACGCAGGGCGCGGGCGAGGGCTCGGAAGGCACCGAGATCGTCCCCGACCTCGCCGTCTCGCTCGGCGAGCCGAACGAGGACAACACCGTCTGGACGTACACGCTGAAGGACGACATCTTCTTCGAGGACGGCACGCCCATCACGAGCGCGGACGTGAAGTTCGGCGTCGAGCGCTCGCTCGACCCGTCGATCGCGATCGGATCGCCCTACGCGAAGATCGTCCTCGACATCCCCGAGGGCTACGAGGGCTACTACCTCTCGGGCCCGCTCGACTCCATCGAGACGCCCGACGAGAAGACCATCGTCTTCCACCTGAACCAGCCCTACGCCGACTTCGACGCCGTCGTCGGCCAGGCGCCGTTCACCCCCTTCCCGGCCGACGCCGGGGTGACCACCACGAGCATCGACCAGCAGCCGATCGCCTCGGGCCCCTACCGGGTGACCGAGTACCAGCGCGGCAGCACCCTCGTGCTCGAGCGCAACGAGCACTGGGACGCCGCGACCGACGAGGTCCGCACGGCCGCTCCCGACTCGTTCGAGTGGACCTTCGGCCTCGACGCCGCCACGATCGACGAGCGCATGATCGCCGGCCAGGGCGACGACGCGAACGCGATCGCCGGATCCGTCGCACCCGCCTCGATCGCGCGCATCCAGACGCCCGAGATCAAGAACCGCACCATTGCGGGTCTGCAGGGCTGCACGACGTACATGGGACTGAACACCACCAAGCCCGGCATGGACAACGTGCTGGTCCGTCAGGCCATCAACGTCGCGATGGACAAGGAGGCGGTGAAGGATGCCACGGGCGGCAGCCAGCTCGCCGACATCGCGACCACGATCCTGCCGCCGACCGTCGTCGGCCGCCAGGAGTTCGACCTGTACGGCACCGAGGACCAGACCGGCGACCCCGAGAAGGCCAAGGAGATGCTCGCCGAGGCCGGCTACCCCGACGGGTTCGAGTTCACGCTCGACATCCGCAACCAGCCGAAGATGCAGGCGCAGGCCGAGGCCGTGCAGCAGGCGCTCGCGAAGGCGGGCATCACGGTGAACTTCAACCTCATCGACACGTCCACCTACTACGAGGTGATCGGCACGACCTCGCAGCAGCATGACGCGGCCATCACCGGCTGGTGCCCCGACTGGCCGACGGGTGCGACCTTCCTGCCGCCGCTGTTCGAGGGCTCGCAGATCTTCGAGAAGGGCAACTCGAACATCGCCCAGCTGAACGACCCCGCGATCAACGAGCGGATGGCCGAGATCCGGCTCATGACCGATGTCGACGAGGCGAACGCCGCCTGGGGCGAGCTCGACGAGCAGATCATGGAGCTGGCCCCGCAGGTGCCGCTGCTCTACGAGAAGACGGTCATGGTCGTCGGTGAGAACATCGCCGGCGCGTACAGCCACGCCGGGTTCTCGGGCGGCATCGACTACGTCTCGGTCGGACTGAAGAACGTCGACTAG
- a CDS encoding ABC transporter ATP-binding protein, producing MSITSAARTISIPVVGAPLLEVEHLGVSFPTSSGTAAVVRDASFVVEPGTTLGIVGESGSGKSMTSLAIMGLLPRGGTATGSVRLSGHELLGRTDRDLRRIRGDRIAMVFQDPLSSLNPYYTIGLQITEAYRAHRGGSRAAARKVAVEALDRVRIADPERRFDQYPHQFSGGMRQRIMIAMAICLEPDLVICDEPTTALDVTVQAQILDLLADLQRDTGMGMIFITHDLAVVSRVADDVLVMKDGAEVERGTTEQIFTAPRAAYTRALLDALPRIDDPFESLKGVQA from the coding sequence ATGAGCATCACATCCGCAGCACGGACGATCTCGATCCCGGTCGTGGGGGCGCCGCTGCTCGAGGTCGAGCACCTGGGCGTGAGCTTCCCGACCTCTTCCGGAACCGCGGCCGTCGTCCGCGACGCCTCGTTCGTCGTCGAACCCGGCACGACCCTCGGCATCGTCGGCGAGTCGGGCTCGGGCAAGTCGATGACCTCGCTCGCGATCATGGGCCTGCTGCCGCGCGGCGGCACTGCGACCGGCAGCGTGCGGCTGTCGGGTCACGAGCTCCTCGGGCGTACGGACCGCGATCTGCGGCGCATCCGGGGCGACCGCATCGCGATGGTCTTCCAGGACCCGCTGTCCTCGCTGAACCCGTACTACACGATCGGGCTGCAGATCACGGAGGCCTACCGTGCGCACCGCGGCGGCAGCCGCGCGGCCGCGCGCAAGGTCGCCGTCGAGGCGCTCGACCGGGTGCGGATCGCCGACCCGGAGCGCCGGTTCGACCAGTACCCCCACCAGTTCTCGGGCGGCATGCGGCAGCGCATCATGATCGCCATGGCGATCTGCCTCGAGCCCGACCTCGTCATCTGCGACGAGCCGACCACGGCGCTCGACGTCACGGTGCAGGCGCAGATCCTCGACCTGCTCGCCGACCTGCAGCGGGATACCGGCATGGGGATGATCTTCATCACGCACGACCTCGCCGTCGTCAGCCGGGTCGCCGACGACGTGCTCGTGATGAAGGACGGCGCCGAGGTCGAGCGCGGCACGACCGAGCAGATCTTCACGGCGCCGCGAGCCGCCTACACGCGAGCGCTGCTCGACGCGCTGCCGCGCATCGACGACCCGTTCGAGAGCCTGAAGGGAGTGCAGGCATGA